A window from Lepus europaeus isolate LE1 chromosome 20, mLepTim1.pri, whole genome shotgun sequence encodes these proteins:
- the PRR22 gene encoding proline-rich protein 22 produces MQHPKPFYAAAAPPDSFGPREGPGRQPAAPAPEPPPAVGSSGPYHAPNPEKEACPAPPAGFQMAPCGCFFDPRIYRIEWAATDFGQTALYKLVAAAGAPAGGPPAPGGFLLEPRPYLRAPGPPPPYPHFPPPPSGPPYLMPYYAPEGPDPDALGLVGDAGAPGLAELPPAPPEAKLPPLVMTLPAEPALPPGARGHPQGRPSQLRAPAGPGPLSAPGAGAALPDKVLLEDAMRLFDCLPGGAEPEAAASPAAPRDGGDGGGGSDSGAGIRALHLPADLLSFDYSVPELLDAVANVDCLFDFKALDEEPPPPPRAPAAPGPRPEPPGRRKAGGASAAKRAKPGGRGKQAAAAAGPRADLGAAPH; encoded by the exons ATGCAGCACCCCAAGCCCTTCTacgccgccgccgcgcccccgGACAGCTTCGGCCCCCGCGAGGGGCCCGGCCGCCAGCCCGCTGCCCCCGCCCCGGAGCCGCCTCCGGCCGTGG GTTCCTCGGGCCCGTACCACGCCCCGAACCCGGAGAAGGAGgcgtgccccgccccgcccgcag GCTTCCAGATGGCGCCGTGCGGCTGCTTCTTTGACCCCCGCATCTACCGCATCGAGTGGGCCGCCACCGACTTCGGCCAGACGGCCCTGTACAAGCTGGTGGCCGCGGCGGGGGCGCCGGCCGGGGGTCCCCCGGCCCCGGGCGGCTTCCTCCTAGAGCCCCGGCCCTACCTGAGGGCCCCCGGGCCGCCGCCACCGTACCCCCACTTCCCGCCGCCGCCCTCGGGCCCCCCATACCTCATGCCCTACTACGCGCCCGAGGGGCCCGACCCGGACGCCCTGGGCCTCGTGGGGGACGCGGGGGCCCCCGGCCTCGCAGAgctgcccccggccccgccgGAGGCCAAGCTGCCCCCGCTGGTCATGACGCTGCCCGCGGAGCCCGCGCTGCCGCCCGGCGCCCGGGGCCACCCGCAGGGCCGCCCCAGCCAGCTCCGCGCGCCCGCCGGGCCGGGCCCGCTCTCCGCCCCGGGCGCGGGCGCGGCGCTGCCGGACAAGGTGCTGCTGGAGGACGCCATGCGGCTCTTCGACTGCCTGCCCGGCGGCGCCGAGCCCGAGGCGGCCGCGAGCCCCGCGGCCCCGCGGGACGGCGGCGACGGTGGCGGCGGCAGCGACTCGGGCGCCGGCATCCGCGCGCTGCACCTGCCCGCCGACCTGCTGTCCTTCGACTACAGCGTGCCCGAGCTGCTGGACGCCGTGGCCAACGTGGACTGCCTGTTCGACTTCAAGGCGCTGGAcgaggagccgccgccgccgccgcgcgcgcccgccgcccccggcccgcgccccgAGCCCCCGGGCAGGAGGAAGGCGGGCGGCGCCTCGGCCGCCAAGAGGGCCAAGCCGGGAGGCAGGGGCaagcaggcggcggcggcggcggggccccgAGCGGACCTGGGGGCCGCCCCCCATTAA
- the LOC133749659 gene encoding LOW QUALITY PROTEIN: 3-galactosyl-N-acetylglucosaminide 4-alpha-L-fucosyltransferase FUT3-like (The sequence of the model RefSeq protein was modified relative to this genomic sequence to represent the inferred CDS: inserted 1 base in 1 codon): MEPLGQTQRPRPWCRCLAGLLFQLLLALCVFSYLRVSRDNPSGSWLSGPNTTVARACQATPGPPARRPLVILLWTWPFHVPVELRRCSDLRPGTADCQLTANRSMYPWADAVVVHHREVSAQPRKQLPQAPRPPGQRWVWFSLESPSACRQLRALDGYFNLTMSYRSDSDIFTPYGWLEPWSGGPTAAQLNLSAKTELVAWVVSNWQNASARVRYYQQLRAHLPVHVFGASHQPLPRASMMEVLSRYKFYLAFENSQHPDYITEKLWRNALGAWAVPVVLGPRRSSYERFLPPDAFIHVDDFPSPQALAQHLRALDRDXARYLGYFRWRETLRPGTRSWALDYCRACWHLQGEHRYQVVPSIASWFT, encoded by the exons ATGGAGCCACTCGGCCAGACCCAGCGGCCGCGTCCCTGGTGCCGGTGTCTCGCCGGGCTGCTGTtccagctgctgctggccctgtGTGTCTTCTCCTACCTACGAGTGTCTCGCGACAACCCCAGCGGCTCCTGGCTCTCAGGGCCCAACACCACGGTGGCACGCGCCTGCCAGGCCACGCCGGGGCCCCCCGCCCGCCGGCCCCTGGTGATCCTGCTGTGGACCTGGCCCTTCCACGTACCCGTGGAGCTGCGCCGCTGCTCGGACCTGCGGCCCGGCACGGCCGACTGCCAGCTGACCGCCAACCGCAGCATGTACCCCTGGGCGGACGCGGTGGTCGTGCACCACCGCGAGGTGAGCGCGCAGCCGCGAAAGCAGCTCCCGCAGGCCCCACGGCCGCCCGGGCAGCGCTGGGTGTGGTTCAGCCTGgagtcccccagcgcctgccGGCAGCTGCGCGCGCTGGACGGCTACTTCAACCTCACCATGTCCTACCGCAGCGACTCGGACATCTTCACGCCCTACGGCTGGCTCGAGCCCTGGTCCGGCGGGCCCACCGCCGCGCAGCTCAACCTCTCGGCCAAGACCGAGCTGGTGGCCTGGGTGGTGTCCAACTGGCAGAACGCGTCGGCGAGGGTGCGGTATTACCAGCAGCTGCGCGCGCACCTGCCGGTACACGTGTTCGGGGCCTCGCACCAGCCGCTGCCCCGCGCCTCCATGATGGAGGTCCTGAGCCGCTACAAGTTCTACCTGGCCTTCGAGAACTCCCAGCACCCCGACTACATCACGGAGAAGCTGTGGAGGAACGCACTGGGGGCCTGGGCCGTGCCCGTGGTGCTGGGCCCCCGCAGGAGCAGCTACGAGCGCTTCCTGCCGCCTGACGCCTTCATCCACGTGGACGACTTCCCGAGCCCCCAGGCGCTGGCCCAGCACCTGCGGGCGCTGGACCGCG CGGCCCGCTACCTGGGCTACTTCCGCTGGCGGGAGACGCTGCGGCCCGGCACCAGGAGCTGGGCCCTGGACTACTGCAGGGCCTGCTGGCACCTGCAGGGGGAACACCGGTACCAGGTGGTGCCCAGCATCGCCTCCTGGTTCACGTGA
- the DUS3L gene encoding tRNA-dihydrouridine(47) synthase [NAD(P)(+)]-like, with product MAEGAAETSAEGGGGEDGDSGIGASERGVVPIKSQFLTTKERFHEFLEAHRQEKPRGETEAEARDGGGLAEPAAKRPRLETGRPENEAAEDPPAPKRARGQNKSRPHVKPTRYEQSRLCPSVIQGPPATCVFGDRCRFLHDVRRYLETKPADLGPQCVLFDTFGRCPYGVTCRFASAHLGPEGQNLVREELAARWARGPPVRNGLDKALQQQLRKRQVRFEAAERALRGLSQARAAPAQDPADPAAPACPVQEPASPAEAPAAPASPAQAPGGAGPDPAGSPVRTCGPLTDEDVVRLRPCEKKRLDIRGKLYLAPLTTCGNLPFRRICKRFGADVTCGEMAVCTNLLQGQTAEWALLKRHECEDVFGVQLEGAFPDTMTKCAELLNRTLDVDFVDINVGCPIDLVYKKGGGCALMNRTAKFQQIVRGMDQVLDVPVTVKIRTGVQERVNLAHRLLPELRAWGAALVTLHGRSREQRYTRRADWDYIAQCARAASPMPLFGNGDILSYEDANRAMQTGVAGVMVARGALLKPWLFTEIKEQRHWDISASERLDVLRDFTRYGLEHWGSDTQGVEKTRRFLLEWLSFLCRYVPVGLLERLPQRINEWPPYYLGRDHLETLMASQRAADWIRISEMLLGPVPPNFVFLPKHKANAYK from the exons ATGGCGGAGGGAGCTGCAGAGACGTCGGCAGAGGGTGGCGGTGGTGAGGACGGAGATTCAGGCATCGGCGCTTCGGAACGCGGAGTGGTGCCCATTAAGTCTCA GTTCCTCACCACCAAGGAGCGCTTCCACGAGTTCCTGGAAGCCCACCGGCAGGAGAAGCCCCGCGGGGAAACCGAGGCAGAGGCGCGCGATGGCGGCGGGCTGGCCGAGCCTGCGGCCAAGCGGCCCCGCCTGGAGACCGGGCGGCCGGAGAACGAGGCCGCCGAGGACCCGCCGGCGCCCAAGAGAGCGCGCGGCCAGAACAAGAGCCGGCCCCACGTGAAGCCCACGCGCTACGAGCAGAGCCGCCTGTGCCCCTCCGTGATCCAG GGGCCCCCGGCCACGTGTGTCTTCGGGGACCGGTGCCGCTTCCTGCACGACGTGCGCCGCTACCTGGAGACCAAGCCGGCCGACCTGGGCCCCCAGTGCGTGCTCTTCGACACCTTCGGCCGCTGCCCCTACGGCGTGACCTGCCGCTTCGCCAGCGCCCACCTGGGGCCCGAGGGCCAGAACCTGGTGCGGGAGGAGCTGGCGGCCCGCTGGGCGCGGGGCCCGCCCGTCCGCAACGGCCTGGACAAGGCCCTCCAGCAGCAGCTGCGCAAGCGCCAGGTCCGCTTCGAGGCGGCCGAGCGGGCCCtgcgggggctgagccaggcccgcGCCGCCCCGGCGCAGGACCCCGCC GACCCCGCCGCCCCCGCTTGCCCTGTGCAGGAGCCCGCGTCCCCCGCCGAGGCTCCCGCCGCCCCCGCGTCGCCCGCGCAGGCCCCCGGTGGGGCTGGCCCGGACCCGGCCGGCAGCCCGGTGCGGACGTGCGGGCCGCTGACGGACGAGGACGTGGTCAGGCTGCGGCCCTGCGAGAAGAAGCGG CTGGACATCCGCGGCAAGCTGTACCTGGCGCCCCTCACCACG TGCGGGAACCTGCCCTTCCGGCGGATCTGCAAGCGCTTCGGGGCCGACGTGACGTGCGGGGAGATGGCCGTGTGCACCAACCTCCTGCAGGGCCAGACGGCCGAGTGGGCGCTGCTGAAACGCCACGAGTGCGAGGACGTCTTCGGGGTCCAG CTCGAGGGGGCGTTCCCAGACACCATGACCAAGTGCGCCGAGCTGCTGAACCGCACGCTGGACGTGGACTTCGTGGACATCAACGTCGGCTGCCCCATCGACCTCGTGTACAAGAAG GGCGGCGGCTGCGCGCTCATGAACCGCACGGCCAAGTTCCAGCAGATCGTGCGGGGCATGGACCAG GTGCTGGACGTGCCGGTGACCGTGAAGATCCGCACGGGCGTCCAGGAGCGCGTGAACCTGGCGCACCGCCTGCTGCCCGAGCTGCGGGCCTGGGGCGCGGCGCTCGTCACG ctccacGGCCGCTCGCGGGAGCAGCGCTACACCCGGCGGGCCGACTGGGACTACATCGCGCAGTGCGCCAGGGCCGCCAGCCCCATGCCGCTGTTCG GCAACGGTGACATCCTGTCGTACGAGGACGCCAACCGCGCCATGCAGACCGGGGTGGCCGGCGTCATGGTGGCCCG cGGCGccctgctgaagccctggctgttcACGGAGATCAAGGAGCAGCGGCACTGGGACATCTCGGCCTCCGAGCGCCTGGACGTGCTGCGCGACTTCACCCGCTACGGCCTGGAGCACTGGGGCTCGGACACGCAGGGCGTGGAGAAGACGCGCCGCTTCCTGCTGGAGTGGCTGTCGttcctgtgcag GTACGTGCCCGTGGGGCTGCTGGAGCGACTGCCACAGAGGATCAACGAGTGGCCGCCCTACTACCTGGGCCGGGACCACCTGGAGACGCTCATGGCCAGCCAGCGGGCGGCCGACTGGATCCGCATCAG cgagatgctcctggggccggtgccgccCAACTTCGTCTTCCTCCCGAAGCACAAGGCCAACGCCTACAAGTAG
- the NRTN gene encoding neurturin produces MQRWKAAALAWALCSSLLTVWMCREGLGPALAPLRRPPRTLDARIARLAQYRALLQGAPDAVELRELTPWAGRPPGPRRRAGPRRRRARPRSGARPCGLRELEVRVSELGLGYASDETVLFRYCAGACEAATRVYDLGLRRLRQRRRVRRERVRAQPCCRPTAYEDEVSFLDVHSRYHTVRELSARECACV; encoded by the exons ATGCAGCGCTGGAAGGCGGCGGCCTTGGCCTGGGCgctgtgcagctccctgctgaccgTCTGGATGTGCCGAGAGGGCCTCGGACCCGCGCTGGCCCCGCTGCGCCGCCCGCCTCGGACCCTGGACGCCCGGATCGCCCGCCTGGCCCAGT ACCGGGCACTGCTGCAGGGCGCGCCGGACGCCGTGGAGCTGCGCGAGCTGACGCCGTGGGCGGGCCGGCCCCCAGGTCCGCGCCGTCGGGCAGGGCCTCGGCGGCGGCGCGCGCGCCCGCGCTCCGGCGCGCGGCCGTGCGGGCTGCGCGAGCTCGAGGTGCGCGTGAgcgagctgggcctgggctacGCGTCGGACGAGACGGTGCTGTTCCGCTACTGCGCAGGCGCGTGCGAGGCGGCCACGCGCGTCTACGACCTGGGGCTGCGGCGCCTGCGCCAGCGGCGGCGCGTGCGGCGGGAGCGCGTGCGCGCGCAGCCCTGCTGCCGCCCGACGGCCTACGAGGACGAGGTGTCCTTCCTGGACGTGCACAGCCGCTACCACACGGTGCGCGAGCTGTCGGCGCGCGAGTGCGCCTGCGTGTGA